A segment of the Thermoplasmata archaeon genome:
GAGATAGGCGCAATAACGTTTTGTGAACCTAATTCAAAAAGTTATTCAAAAGCAATAGAGAAATCAATTAACGAAATTGAATTGATAAGAGCCAAGAAAAATGAGCTACATAAAACAGCAGTACAATTTTATGATTGGAATAACGTGGTTAAAAAGCTTTATGATGAGATGAGAATAAGCTATAATAAAAAGCATCATGTATTAAGATGAAAAATACTGATAAATATATTTCTAATTACTTATTTTCTCTAATTATTTTTAATATTCCATAAAAATCATCTGCCTCGAAATCTGCTCTGGCATTGCTGTCATGCCTAACCTTGATACATCTTATGCCTACATTTTTTGCTAATTGTACATCGTTTTCATCATTGCCGATCACCCACGAATTTTTTAAATCTATATCAAAATCTTTCAGGGCGTTTTCGATCATTCCGGTTCTTGGTTTTCTGCAAGGGCTGTTATCTTCCGGCAATGATGGACAGTAATATATTGCGTCAATTCTACCGCCTCTCTTTTCAATCTCATTCTTAATTTTTTCATGCATTTTATCAAGATCTTTTTCTGTAAAATAGCCTCTTGCTATTCCAGATTGATTAGTAATTATAATAATCAGAAAATCTTTTGAAAGCTCTTTTAATGGCTCGAATATATCCTCAAAAAGCTGAATTTGATCTGGGCTGGAGCAATAAGGACAATCTCTGTTTAATGTTCCGTCCCGGTCAATGAACAATGCAGGTTTCATTTTTATCTCTGATAAAGCTCTCTTTCAACCAGTTTGGTGAGTATGTGACCAATGGTAATAGTAGTTTCCTGGATTATGGAGGTAATACTACTTTCAACCCTAAACAGATTGTTTTTATCTATTAGTTCTTTCATCAACCCTCCATCATTTCCTGTTATACCTAACACATTGCATTTCATCTCTTTTGCTTTTTTAATACCGTTTATTACATTCTGAGAATTGCCACTGGTGCTCAGCGCGAAAACCATGTCACCTTCCTGTGCAAAAGCTTCAATCTGTCTCTCAAATACTTTTTCAAACCCAAAATCATTGCCTATAGCTGTTATGCTCGATGTATTACAGTGCAACGCAAGAGCTGGCAGGGCCTCTCTGTTCATTTCAAACTTGCCAACAAACTCTGCTGCTAGGTGCTGTGCATCCGCAGCACTGCCACCATTTCCCATAAATATCAGTTTTCTCCGGTTTTTAAAAGTTTTAACAATCAAATTTGCTGCTTTTAAAACCTGCTCTTTATCAATTCCTTCTCTCGCCTTAATGCCCTCTTTAATATATTCATCGATAAGTTCTAGACCGTTCATATTACTATTAATTATGAATTCAGTATATTAAATTATGCTAAAATTTATTCACTGATAATCTTCAACATAAGCTATTCTTGCTCCAAAAGGATCTATCCTGAACGTTTCCCTGCTGTAATTTTTTAGCACCTCGGTTATTTTCTGATGCTTTTCAGGTGGTGCGAGAAACAACATAAATCCACCGCCACCAGCACCCATCAATTTTCCACCAAGCGCACCAGCATTCTTGGCGTTGTTATATATATCATCTATGAATGTATCGCTTATTTCGTTGCTGAGCTGTTTTTTCAACAGCCAATTTTCTTCCATTAGCTTTCCTAGCAGATCTAGATCCATTTTTGAGATTGCATTATAGGTTTCGAATGCAAGATCTCGCATTCTCTTATACTTATCAATATGCTCTTCGATCTTCTTAATCTGGTCATTATGTATAGTGCCAGAAGATCTCTCTTTGCCGGTATAAAACATAAGAAGATTTCTCTCAAGGTTCTTTCGATCCTCTTTTTTTAATATGATTGGCTTAACAATGCTGCTATCATCAGCATTGAACTGAAGCAGGTTTATGCCTCCGTATGCAGCCATGTACTGATCCTGTTTTCCCCCTGGCTCGTTTAATATTTCTCTCTCAATCTTGAATGCTTCAGAGGCTAGCGTTTCAGAGCTAACTGTCTCTCCAAGCCATGTGTGCAATGCAAGCAACAATCCTACAATAAAACTGCTGCTTGACCCTAATCCTGTGCCACGAGACGGGATTTCAGTTATGCTTATTATCTGTATTCCTCCTTTTATATCAAGAAGCCTCAGGGCTTCTCTCACTGTTGGATGTTCTATATCTTCAAGGTTCTTTATTGCGTTTTCGGTTTTTGAGTAGCTGATCCTGTATTCTCCAGCATAAAAGTTCTTTGCAACCGTAACATATATATAACGGTTTATTGCTGCGGAAACTACTGCTCCCGGGCCGTATTTTCTGTAAAATTGTGGAAAATCTGAGCTTCCCCCCGTAAACGTGATTCTTAAAGGTGTTTTTGTCATAACTATGCGAAAATCACTAACTGTCATCATTATCGCAATGCAGTTCAAAATATATAAACATTTCTTGATCTAAAAAGCGATGACAAAAATATTTAGTACAAAAATAGTATAATTTTGTTCACAATACGAAAAATAAGAAATAATTAAATATTGAAAATACGATTATCTTTCTTGAAATGTCAAAATTTTTTTTAATATTAGATTCAAAATCCTTTACAACTTGGAGATTGATATGGTAACTCTACTGACTCTGCCAAGTACTGTTGGAAGATATAGAAAAGCCTATAAAAATTGGCTTAAAATCATGATCGATATGGTTCGGAAAAAGTATTCCATAACGGTCAGACTGCGGAATGGTAACACGTATGTCTGGCCTTCAACCGTAGTATATTTTTATTCTGTATTTTCATCTAAGCAAATATCTGAGCCCAGCATCTCTGTAAATCTAGATATGCTCTTTACTGGCAATAGAGAAAAAGAGAATGAATGTGTAAGGTTCAAGTACAAAAATGCTGATTTAACGCTTTATGATGCCGTATATAATGGTAGATTTCCTGCCATTTTTTTGGAAGGTAGATATGCCTCTCTCAATGTCCATAACGAAATTGTGATAGACGTAGGTACTAATATTGGAGATTCTGCCATATACTTTGCGTTAAACGGAGCAAGAAAGGTAATAGCTTTGGAGCCTTATCCTTATTCATACAATACCGCAAAGAAAAATGTGAAAATAAATAAATTGGACGCTGTCATAGAGGTTTTAAATGCTGGATATGGGAAAGACGGTTTCATTACCATCGATCCTTTAAAGAAGACTGATCCTAGCTCGGTTTTAGTTTCTTATGATGGTGGAGAAAGGGTCAGAATATTTTCCTTGAAGAAACTCATTCAAGAATACAATATAGACTCAGCAGTTATAAAGATGAATTGTGAAGGTTGTGAATATAATATTATAGATGAAGACATCGAGACCTTAAAAATTTTCAAAGAGTTTCTGATCGCATACCATCATGGACATAAAGAACTCGAAAATAAGCTAAAGGAGGCAGGATTCAACGTAACATTTAGATCTTTGCAACCTAATTGCAACAAATCTACTACTAAAACGCATATGCGCACAGGTCTTTTATACGCAAGAAATAAAGAGAATATAGATTAACCTTTCTAAAGCATCGACAATTTGCTCAACTATAATATTCATTTATTATGTTTCTAAATCTAGTGATCTTCTGTTGCTTTGTTTTGCACAGTTCATTTGATTTATTTTCATTATTCCGACATATTGGATCAAAACGATTTATAATAAAGAATCCAGCTAGAGTTTTACTTACTTTTGCAAGTATAACCGGATCCATATCATTGTTTATTTTATTTCGGGAACTAAGTTTCGCTATATAGTACTTTGTCAAGCTTATACTAATGTTTTCATCGAGGTAAAATAGAAGTACACCGAGGTCCAATTGCCTTACAGAGTAGCCGAAACTAATCCAGTCAATAATTGCTATGTTACTAGTTGTTATTAACACGTTATCTAGCCCAAAATCTCCATGTGAAGGAACATCGTCTTCGCTTGAAGTATGGGATAATATAAATTCAATTGCTTTTTCTAATTTTTCTTCGTATTCTGCTTCAAACTCATCCTTTATGTTTTTTTTCCAGTGATATAACTCATACTTTAATTTAGAAAATGGAAGAATGCATTGTAAGCCCGATAACTCCTCTTGATCTTTAAGACTATGAATTTCTACTAGCACGTCTACTACTTTATATAATAAGCTATAATCATAATTTAATTCGTGAAATCTTTCTAGTGTTCCTTTATTCTCTATGTACGTCATCACTAAGCGTTTGTGAATCTTATCTATGCAGATTGCTCTTGGAATTGTAATTTTGCCATCAAAAAATTTAAAGGCTAGATCCAACTGCTTATACTCCTTGGTCACATCCCAGATATTACTTTCCTTAACGATAACACTCCCTCCGGTAACGCTATATATGGCTTTGTAAACTTTATTGTTACGGTGCTTGATGCTTTGCTTGAATGTGCCTATCGTTTCCAACATTCCCTCGGTATTGCACAAATTTTTTGATTTTATAAACGTGGAATTTATATTTCCAAAAATGTTTTTTATAAGTGTTAAATCTATTCTTTGATGAATGTTTAGAGTGGAATCTATTCTTTCATAAATGTTAAGGAATCTGCCACATATATTAAGGTTATGTGCCATTATATAATAATATGTATTCTGATATTTAATATTTACAATAGACTTTTTATCTGAAATTACAACAATTTACAAAAAATAAAAACTTAGATATTTTAAAAATGTTTGAAAAAAGCACAGTTTTGGTCATGAACCTAATAGTTTAACCTATGATACGGTAGCTAGAGATGAAGGTATTAATTTAAGGTAACTGGAAACGCTCTGTACCTTTGAAAATAGAGAGCTCGTTTACAAGATCTTTGAAAATTTCCTGGTTATCTTTTACCTCTATTTGCTTACCTTTAAAGGTGAATTCATCAACTTTTCCGTCAGAGCCATTGATTACAAGCTTATAGTTGGTTTTGTAAACTGCTTTTTTCGGATAGAACATTTTATGGATCAGATCTTTGTAATCTAGTTCTGCCGGCAAGATACCATCTTTTACAAGCCCCTCCAGATCATGAACTGGCCCAAAAGATTCGCTGAACGAAACAGTTTCAGTTATCGTATCCTGAAACTCGTTTTCAGCTGCATTTTCTAAGATCTTATATATGCCGGTTAGATTTTGATATCCATCTTTCTGTTCTATCTTTATATTACCAGGAAATTTTATTATCATCGGAACCTCAATAATCTCGTTATAAAGAAAATTTCCATGCCCGTAATATGGATATTGGTATGGTTCTTTCATTGTCTGCCCGTGGTCTGAGGTAACAATAATCAGCGAATTTTCGTAGAGCTTAGAACTTTTAAGGTGCTTTATAAGCTTGCCAATCTCCAAGTCTGCCATACTTAAAGATTTTTTATAATCATTCCTGGTCTGTTCCATTAGCTTTTCTGGTATTGGGCTCTTATTGGTGATATCCATATATTTTATTATTCTGTCATCCCTATCAAGCTCCCACCTGGATACTGGCTCATGAACCTCCATAAGATTGATAAAAGTGAAAAAAGGCTCTTCGAAAGAGCTGTTCATTATTGCATTTACAATGAGATCTGCACCTTTCCTGTAAGGATATTCAACCTCCTCTTTTCTTTTCAATATCCGCCTGTGTATATTGTAATATTTTAGAAGTTCTTTAAAATTACCATTCAAAACCAGGTTAATTGCCGCTTTTTTCCTGTTTTTACCATATTTTTTATAATCATCAACTGCAGCAATCTCATCAGGAGACATGTATTCAGACGAGAAAAATGTAAATGAATTAAATCCTCTGTCAAATCCCGTATTTGGAGAAAGCCATGGATTTGTGGAAAATCCCAAAGTATTATATCCTTTTTCTCTCATTTTTTCAACTATTGTTTTACCTTCATATGCATATATTTTATCCAGTGCTTTTTTATCCCCAGTATCTAGATCTTCATGGACATTATGCTCTCCGGGGTATAATCCTGTGAACAGCGACATATGTGATGGCACGGTCCATGGAGATGGAGCTATAGGATTCTTGAACACTACAGATTCCTTCGAAAATGCCTCAATATTAGGTGTTATCGCATTGCCATTATAATTTGGTAATACATCTCTGCGAAGAGTGTCTAAAACGATAATTATGATATTTGGATTATTTTTCATTGCTTTTACCTCCCCATATAAATGTCTACAAAAATTTTGTTGGATATATACAAAGTATTATTCTCTCCAACACAAAAATAATGTGTTGTCTTAAATAGCTCTCTCCTATAGCTCATATTTAGAGTCTTTAACTTTTTACTCATTACTTTAATAATAGAAACTTGATATTTAAATATTTTATTTCTTAGAGTAATATATTTCTTTTACTTTTTCAGACAGCTTTTTAGCAATGCTTTTCCAGTCATAGTTTTCTTCAATATAGGCTCTCACATTCAAAACATTTTGTTTCAATGTTTTTATTTTAACATATGCGTTTGCCATTCTTTCTGCAATCTGCACAGGATCAAGAGGCACATACTCCAGAGCCCCCATGCTTTCAAAATAATCAAATATTCCACGCATCTCATTGCTTATTATCACATAATTTCCAGATGCCAGTGCCTCGATAACCACCAGCCCAAAATATTCATCATGCTTTATGCCATATGTTGGGAAAACAAGCACATCACAATCCCTGTATATGCTAGATAGCTCATTATCACTTACTTGTCCATGATAAATGATGTTTTTAGTGGCTTTTTCTTTGATCAATTGTTCCAGTTCTCCAGTTCCAACTATGTGCAGTTCACTATCATCTTTATTTTTGAACAATTTCCAGGCTGATAGAAGCTCATTTATTCCTTTGTATGCTACAAGCCTGCCAACAAAAAGGTATCTTATTTGCTCATGCTTTTTTGTATCTGGATAAAATGCACTCGTATCCACTCCGCTATTTATTATGAAATCCGTATTTCTTTTAACACTGCTCAAATCAAAGATCGTTTTGGATGTAAAATGTGTCGCATAGGTGAACTTCTCAATAAGTTTATTCTCGATCCTGTTTATGGCTCTTCGTTCTATCGGAAGATAATTGTGAGTTCCGAAAATTACGTATGGTTTTTTCTTACGCAACAACAATTTTTTAGGCAAAATCAAATACAACAGTTGATAATCTGATAATATATACAAGACATCGCTTTCAAATAGTTTTCTTGATATTTTCCTGTTTATTATGTTCGCAAAAATAAATTTAATAAAAATAGAATAGGCTAGAAAAATATCTTTTTTTATGGTTTTTTCTTGCTTTGATATACCTTTCTTTTTGTCAACCAATAAATTTGTTAAAAATTGAGGATAGATAAATGTGTAGATATTTTTCAATTCGAATCTCTCTATGATCTCCTTGTCTGTAATCTTTTCTTTATCGAGAATGTTAGTCTGAAAAACAGCCACATCTAAATTTTCTTTATCACAAAACTTATAGTAATAAAGTATTGTTCTTTCCGTTCCTCCCGCGTATTTCAGGTTTGTCTCCGTGATCATAGAAAACTTGATTTTTTTCGTTTCATCCATAATAATTTTTAAAAGATATTTATATATAATAATTTTACTTGAATTTATCCACTATTTTTGCTGCATTATCCTCTTCTATTTTGTATAAAAATTAAAAAATATTGAGAGATATTTTACATATACCCAAATCTTCTCAGTTTTTCCATCATGCCCTCTTTATCCTGAGATCTGCCTGCACGCTCGGTCGTGTTTTCAAGATCCTGTTCCCATGCAGGCCTGTCGCTTACCTTCTTGGAATCATGTATCCCATCAATGGATCTATATCCTTGTTTATAGAGCGGATGAATCGGTAAATTGAATTTAAACGTGTATTCCCATATATTTCGTTCAGTAAATGGAAGTATTGGCTGTACCCTCACATGAGGGGGATCTATCCTAGGACTTATAAATACCTCAAATGATCTAGCCGGGTTTTCGTCCCATCTTATGCCTGTGAAAAGACTGTCAAATCTATATTTTTTGATGGTGCTGTTCATTGCCACGGTCTTTAAAAGATGATTGCCCACATCAGTATCCAGGGAATACTCAAAAAAATCATCATTGAATCCTATCTTTTTAGCCTCTTTCTTGTTTTCATCATTGAGATCTTTCAAAAATATTTTTCTATCCGACGTAACGTGATTTAAAACATCTTCATTTTTTGCGCTTATCACTTTAAAGTTCCATTCTTTGCTAATTTTATTTATCAATTCTAAAGTTTCTCCATAATGATCTCCATGATCTATAAATAGAGTTGGTAGCATATCCAATTTTTTCTCTTCAACTACGGTTTTAACGAGATGAAGTACCACCATGCTATCTTTGCCAGCGCTCCATACCACTACTGGCCTTTTAAATCGTTCTAGAGCATCATTTATCACGATCTTTGCTATAGAGATCTTGGCATTTAGAGATAGTCCACCTTCAATACGTTTTTCTCCAGCTATCATAGTACACGAAAATTAATATCTATATTTAAATATTGGTATTGCGATGTATATTGTGAATTTTTAAATCGCTTTATTAGTTGTATCTTAGCTATTTCTCATTGCTTTATTGCTAATGAAGATATCACCCCATAAAGGTTAAATAAGGAGACTCAATTGTTATTTAAAAACTGAACGTGATAAAATGCTTGGAAGAAAATCATTGTTGATGCTTATTCAAAATACTGTTTCCGGTATCATAGGATATCTGGGCCTTATTTTTATATTAAGGTATGCAGGTCTTGAACCTTACGGAATAGTTCAGTTTTC
Coding sequences within it:
- a CDS encoding HAD family hydrolase, whose translation is MKPALFIDRDGTLNRDCPYCSSPDQIQLFEDIFEPLKELSKDFLIIIITNQSGIARGYFTEKDLDKMHEKIKNEIEKRGGRIDAIYYCPSLPEDNSPCRKPRTGMIENALKDFDIDLKNSWVIGNDENDVQLAKNVGIRCIKVRHDSNARADFEADDFYGILKIIRENK
- a CDS encoding SIS domain-containing protein is translated as MNGLELIDEYIKEGIKAREGIDKEQVLKAANLIVKTFKNRRKLIFMGNGGSAADAQHLAAEFVGKFEMNREALPALALHCNTSSITAIGNDFGFEKVFERQIEAFAQEGDMVFALSTSGNSQNVINGIKKAKEMKCNVLGITGNDGGLMKELIDKNNLFRVESSITSIIQETTITIGHILTKLVERELYQR
- a CDS encoding kinase, with amino-acid sequence MTVSDFRIVMTKTPLRITFTGGSSDFPQFYRKYGPGAVVSAAINRYIYVTVAKNFYAGEYRISYSKTENAIKNLEDIEHPTVREALRLLDIKGGIQIISITEIPSRGTGLGSSSSFIVGLLLALHTWLGETVSSETLASEAFKIEREILNEPGGKQDQYMAAYGGINLLQFNADDSSIVKPIILKKEDRKNLERNLLMFYTGKERSSGTIHNDQIKKIEEHIDKYKRMRDLAFETYNAISKMDLDLLGKLMEENWLLKKQLSNEISDTFIDDIYNNAKNAGALGGKLMGAGGGGFMLFLAPPEKHQKITEVLKNYSRETFRIDPFGARIAYVEDYQ
- a CDS encoding FkbM family methyltransferase, translated to MVTLLTLPSTVGRYRKAYKNWLKIMIDMVRKKYSITVRLRNGNTYVWPSTVVYFYSVFSSKQISEPSISVNLDMLFTGNREKENECVRFKYKNADLTLYDAVYNGRFPAIFLEGRYASLNVHNEIVIDVGTNIGDSAIYFALNGARKVIALEPYPYSYNTAKKNVKINKLDAVIEVLNAGYGKDGFITIDPLKKTDPSSVLVSYDGGERVRIFSLKKLIQEYNIDSAVIKMNCEGCEYNIIDEDIETLKIFKEFLIAYHHGHKELENKLKEAGFNVTFRSLQPNCNKSTTKTHMRTGLLYARNKENID
- a CDS encoding aminoglycoside phosphotransferase family protein → MAHNLNICGRFLNIYERIDSTLNIHQRIDLTLIKNIFGNINSTFIKSKNLCNTEGMLETIGTFKQSIKHRNNKVYKAIYSVTGGSVIVKESNIWDVTKEYKQLDLAFKFFDGKITIPRAICIDKIHKRLVMTYIENKGTLERFHELNYDYSLLYKVVDVLVEIHSLKDQEELSGLQCILPFSKLKYELYHWKKNIKDEFEAEYEEKLEKAIEFILSHTSSEDDVPSHGDFGLDNVLITTSNIAIIDWISFGYSVRQLDLGVLLFYLDENISISLTKYYIAKLSSRNKINNDMDPVILAKVSKTLAGFFIINRFDPICRNNENKSNELCKTKQQKITRFRNIINEYYS
- a CDS encoding sulfatase, whose product is MKNNPNIIIIVLDTLRRDVLPNYNGNAITPNIEAFSKESVVFKNPIAPSPWTVPSHMSLFTGLYPGEHNVHEDLDTGDKKALDKIYAYEGKTIVEKMREKGYNTLGFSTNPWLSPNTGFDRGFNSFTFFSSEYMSPDEIAAVDDYKKYGKNRKKAAINLVLNGNFKELLKYYNIHRRILKRKEEVEYPYRKGADLIVNAIMNSSFEEPFFTFINLMEVHEPVSRWELDRDDRIIKYMDITNKSPIPEKLMEQTRNDYKKSLSMADLEIGKLIKHLKSSKLYENSLIIVTSDHGQTMKEPYQYPYYGHGNFLYNEIIEVPMIIKFPGNIKIEQKDGYQNLTGIYKILENAAENEFQDTITETVSFSESFGPVHDLEGLVKDGILPAELDYKDLIHKMFYPKKAVYKTNYKLVINGSDGKVDEFTFKGKQIEVKDNQEIFKDLVNELSIFKGTERFQLP
- a CDS encoding glycosyltransferase family 4 protein, with product MDETKKIKFSMITETNLKYAGGTERTILYYYKFCDKENLDVAVFQTNILDKEKITDKEIIERFELKNIYTFIYPQFLTNLLVDKKKGISKQEKTIKKDIFLAYSIFIKFIFANIINRKISRKLFESDVLYILSDYQLLYLILPKKLLLRKKKPYVIFGTHNYLPIERRAINRIENKLIEKFTYATHFTSKTIFDLSSVKRNTDFIINSGVDTSAFYPDTKKHEQIRYLFVGRLVAYKGINELLSAWKLFKNKDDSELHIVGTGELEQLIKEKATKNIIYHGQVSDNELSSIYRDCDVLVFPTYGIKHDEYFGLVVIEALASGNYVIISNEMRGIFDYFESMGALEYVPLDPVQIAERMANAYVKIKTLKQNVLNVRAYIEENYDWKSIAKKLSEKVKEIYYSKK
- a CDS encoding phosphoadenosine phosphosulfate reductase family protein; translation: MIAGEKRIEGGLSLNAKISIAKIVINDALERFKRPVVVWSAGKDSMVVLHLVKTVVEEKKLDMLPTLFIDHGDHYGETLELINKISKEWNFKVISAKNEDVLNHVTSDRKIFLKDLNDENKKEAKKIGFNDDFFEYSLDTDVGNHLLKTVAMNSTIKKYRFDSLFTGIRWDENPARSFEVFISPRIDPPHVRVQPILPFTERNIWEYTFKFNLPIHPLYKQGYRSIDGIHDSKKVSDRPAWEQDLENTTERAGRSQDKEGMMEKLRRFGYM